A genomic segment from Euzebya rosea encodes:
- a CDS encoding DUF305 domain-containing protein gives MHHTGGGGHQPAPSGATTSVVRSRLMALAILALAVLASGCTAGEEAAAEPTPDGPVVVQAGAPGEAPVRITAEDADAIEPPPHTPADVAFVTGMLHHHAQALDMTALVADRTSLESLASFAERMDTSQYDEIDLMISWLEARGEPVPDVGPGSAHARGDHGEHLMPGMLTAEQMDRLADADGTDFDLLFLDAMTFHHEGALLMVEDLYALEDGSGQDNDLFTMASHIDADQRIEIDRMVELREEVVAAG, from the coding sequence ATGCATCACACCGGAGGGGGCGGGCACCAGCCCGCCCCCTCCGGGGCCACCACCTCCGTCGTTCGTTCGCGCCTGATGGCGCTCGCGATCCTGGCGTTGGCTGTCCTTGCCAGCGGATGCACCGCGGGGGAGGAGGCTGCCGCCGAACCCACCCCGGACGGACCCGTCGTGGTCCAGGCCGGCGCCCCCGGCGAGGCGCCTGTTCGGATCACCGCCGAGGACGCCGACGCCATCGAACCGCCACCGCACACCCCGGCGGACGTGGCGTTCGTCACCGGCATGCTGCACCACCACGCCCAGGCGCTGGACATGACCGCGCTTGTGGCGGACCGGACGTCGCTTGAGTCCCTCGCGTCCTTCGCCGAGCGGATGGACACCTCCCAGTACGACGAGATCGACCTGATGATCAGCTGGCTCGAGGCCCGGGGCGAACCCGTCCCCGACGTGGGGCCGGGGTCAGCGCACGCGAGGGGTGATCACGGCGAGCACCTCATGCCGGGGATGCTGACCGCCGAGCAGATGGACCGCCTCGCCGATGCTGACGGTACGGACTTCGACCTGCTGTTCCTCGACGCCATGACCTTCCACCACGAGGGGGCGCTGCTGATGGTGGAGGACCTGTACGCGCTCGAGGACGGCAGCGGCCAGGACAACGACCTGTTCACCATGGCCAGCCACATCGACGCCGACCAGCGCATCGAGATCGACCGCATGGTCGAGTTGCGCGAGGAGGTGGTCGCGGCCGGCTGA
- a CDS encoding AAA family ATPase — protein MPELEAPEAHHANVQSVAAQRPDVVWINGTFGAGKSSVVAELVALDPSLVAVDPEEVGYLLRDVLPVPTDDFRDLPAWRRLVAATIVEVLHARRGDDTPVNTVVVGMTLDDPVHRGEVFGGLAAAGTQVAEVVLTAAKDLIADRIRAQVLHPEDPARDEASRRWRLARLEQTTHRLEQLPGEVPRIDTGAMTAAAAARRVHAETTSSHRCSPRA, from the coding sequence ATGCCAGAGCTCGAGGCACCCGAGGCCCACCACGCGAACGTGCAGTCGGTCGCCGCCCAGCGGCCGGACGTCGTGTGGATCAACGGGACGTTCGGGGCCGGCAAGAGCTCGGTCGTCGCCGAGCTGGTCGCCCTGGACCCGTCCCTGGTGGCGGTGGACCCGGAGGAGGTCGGGTACCTCCTGCGTGACGTGCTCCCTGTACCGACCGACGACTTCCGTGACCTGCCGGCGTGGCGCCGGCTGGTCGCCGCCACGATCGTCGAGGTGCTGCACGCCCGGCGCGGCGACGACACCCCGGTGAACACCGTTGTCGTCGGCATGACCCTCGACGACCCGGTGCACCGTGGCGAGGTGTTCGGTGGCCTCGCTGCCGCGGGGACCCAGGTCGCAGAGGTTGTCCTGACGGCCGCGAAGGACCTCATCGCCGACCGCATTCGAGCCCAGGTCCTGCACCCGGAGGACCCCGCCCGCGACGAGGCATCACGACGATGGCGCCTGGCCCGCCTGGAGCAGACGACTCACCGGCTCGAGCAGCTCCCGGGTGAGGTCCCACGCATCGACACCGGCGCCATGACCGCCGCCGCCGCGGCACGCCGAGTCCATGCCGAGACAACCTCGTCGCACAGGTGCAGTCCACGTGCCTGA